AACTCCCGGTGGAACAATCCCTGTTTGGGCTGGGTTCCACAACCTCCTCTAACACTATTGTCAGtgatgagaaacactatgatgctggaggaactcagcaggccaggcagcatccttggagaaaaacaggcagtcaacatttcgggtcaacgttcctgacccgaaatgttcaccacctgcttttctccacagatgctgcctggccttctgagttactccggcatcatagtgtttttcctctagatattctggcatctgcagtcctttgtttcgctATTATTGTCAGTGCTTGCATAATGAGTTTTGCACCCTGTAATCTGGGTATTATGTTTACATGATAGATTTAGCATTGTTTTTTAAGCGTTAGTTGTTTTAAACTAACACATTTCAGCACCCATGACTGATCTCTAATTGTTAATACTTTTTAAAGAGTAATACATGCTGCTACCAGATTTGCTGATAACTTAATTATGTTCTTTTCAGTAATTTTTCTGCGTGAATGTTGTTATGCAGGTCTCTATTttaataccagaatgcagaatggtCCCACCAGCAATTACTGCCATCAGCAAAACTTTGGAAAACTATTATTTGGTGAAGCAGTTACCACTCCATGAAATGCTTGAACCAGAATTCATCAACATGTATGTTAAGAAAGGTAATGTTTAAATTGGTAATTTATGAAaggtaatttttattttgctaaATTTCCATCTATGTTAATTTCAAATTTGTTTGTTTCAGGCAACTTTTATGCACTGTCATACAATAGCAGAATAGATCAAGACAACACCGTTGCTCTGCTTCCAACAGGTAAATCTCTTTGATCAAAGTGAGCATTCAGGTCTATGACCTATTGAGTCTTTATCCTGTTTGGAGATATAGACTAATTAAATTGTTTTCTAATCTTCAGTTTATATTATTAATTTGTTCCATTTGGaacaattttattctgcattaaaAAAGTCCTCAGGAATCTATCCCAGGGAGGCAAGGAAGAAGattgcaggggccttggcagaaatctttgtatcctctttggccacaggcaaggtgccagaagccaatgttgttcctttgtttaagaagggcaacaggacaaaccaggaaattataggtcagtgagccttacatcagtgatagggaaattattggagacgattcttagagacaggatttactcacatttagaAAAGCacggacttattagggatagcatGATTTTGTGCTGGGGAGGTCCtttttcacaaatttgatttgagtattttgagcaagtgacgaagatgattgatgagggcagggcagaggatgttgtttacatggactttagtaaagcatttgactaggtccctcatggtaggctgatccaaaagattaagccACATGGGAACCACAGAGAGCAGGTAAgtcggatacaaaattggcttggtcatagaagacggaGGATAGTGGTGAAAGGGTATTTCTCTAATAGCAGGTCTGTTGCAattgatgttctgcaaggatcagtgttgagatctctgttgcttgtgatatatataaatgatctgaatTAAAATGTAGGTGTTCTGATTACTAAATTTGCAGACTACAAGAAAATcagtggggttgtggatagtgaggaaggttgtcaaaggatagagtAGGATATACAGtaggtcagttggaaatttggtggaaaaatggtagatggagtttaatccagagaagtatgaggtgttgcatttttggaaggtCAAGTGTAAGAGGAGAGTAtacaatggcaagacccttaacagcattgatatacaggggtttcttggggtgcaagtccatagctccctgaaagtgataacacaagtggatagagtggtaaaggcggcttacggcatacttgccttcatcggtcggggcttTGAGTATGTGGCAGTtgtgtaaaactttagttaggccacatttagacacacaagagactgaagaggctggaatctggagcaacgaacaatctgatggaggaactccgtgggtcgagcagcatctgtggggggagaggaattgttgacatttcaggttgaaaccctgcatcgggacacagataggagaggggagatggccgtataagaagttggggggggggggggggggtgtgtggtgaGAGTGAAGCCAAAGATGTTGGGGGactgaggggaggagagggagttgaaggatgacaggcagatcaaGCCTGGTAGGCGAGGAGTTGGCAGACATGATGGATGGAGTCAAACCAATAAAAGGAGGAAGATGCAgccaggagggggatggggagggtgaaggtggagacagctgctggaacacaaagggctaccagcgCTGGAgtctgataaggaaggtgataatggtaaccattaggggagaggtgaaaggcagaaggAATCGGGACCAGATGAAGGGGATGTGTGGAGAGCCAgttggtgaaatgtgtgggtagtggaACCAGAAGGGGAGGGGATTGGAAATGGGTGATGGAGGTTGtggaaaagggaacaaaaagtgggggactggaggaggatcagcAGGAGAAACACCCTGCAAACCAGTCACCCAGTCTAagcttggtcttgttgatgtagaggaggccacgtcaggagcactgaatgcagtaaacaaggatggaggaggtgcacatgcctcacctggaagggctgcttaggtccctgAGTGGTAGTGAGTGAGGACGTGTGGGGACgagtgttacacctcctgtggttgcaggggaaagtaccacagacagggagggatgggtgagtAGGGATGAACAGACCAGGGTGTCACGGAAGGAGTGGTCaaaaagggatggggaggagaatAATTGGCTAGTagtgggatcttgttgcagctggcagaaatgatgaaggatgatgtctTTTTGCAGAAGCTGGTTGCGTGAAAAGTGAGGATTAGGGGAACTCTTATCTCAGTTCTGTCTGGAGGAActcacaccccacctcccttggtaggtggtaggtgcctggaatgcgccgtcaggggaggtggtggaagcagatactatagcaatgtttaagaggcatttagacagacatgaataggcagggaatggagggatatagatcatgtgcaggtggattggcatcatggtcaatgcagtcatggtgggtcgaagggcctgtccatgtgctgtaatgttttatgtgacCAGTAATTTTTTATAACTGGCCAATATTGTTTGACATTAGAAGATGGATGCAAAACACATGCTGTGTTGGTGGAAAACTACAATACCCAGAACTACATAGAATTTACAGGACTGTTCCATACtgctgtttatgctccacatgagcctcctcccACCAGCTCACTTTATCACCATAGCTTTGTGTTTTCCCTCACGTTTATTGATGACTCCCTGTGCAGTGAGTTTCACATTCTTccaactctgtgtaaacaaatttCCCTTGCATTATCTATTGGTTTTGTTAAAGACAGGTGTTGTATTTATGACTTCTGTGGGTGTGTTCGGGGAGTTATTTAATGAGAcattattttctttaacttttctGACTTGTAGTTTCTCCGTACAGGCCAGTTGTAATGTAAGAATATCCTTCTTATCGTCACAGGTCCCACACAATACATTTTCAGCACATTAACATTCTGATTTAAAATGGTCAGCAGTGTTTAATACATTAACTAAAGATTAAATTGCGCATCACAAATAGGAATGAGTGGGATGGAGGTTAGGCATAATCTTTGAGGTGATCTTCAGTATATGAGTACAAGAAAGTCGCCTCCAAGAATATTCTTTAAAGATACTGTTACTTGATTAAACAGATGCTATAAAGTGATAATGCATTCACACTCAAGTATTTGTGAATGTGGTCACAGATCCTGTGTTGATGGTTTTTCTTGTTGTTGCATTTTCACAGGGAAGTTGATTTTATCAGTTGACAAGGACACCTATGAGGAACTTGGCCTAGAAGGACAGCCATCCAAATACTCCCACAGAACAGTGATGAGATACAGTAGGTACAGACTATTAACGTGTTCCTTGCAATAAGAGTGCATTAGTCTTACCAAATGATTCTTGAGATGGTTGAAATTTTGTTCTAGTTCTTAATGAACTGGATTTGACCCAAACTGTTCTAATACCAAGGGTATTAAAACAGTTTTATCTTTATCTTTAATCATGAAATGGCTATGCCTCAATGTTTTCAGGATCTGCAATATTCTGATGTAATAGAGGACGCAGAGTGTTAATTTGGTGGCCTAATAGGTTAGACACCCTGGGACCTGAGAAAGTGCAAACTATTAGATGTGAGTTCATTGTTGAGAGATGAAGTGTACATTTTCTTCTGCCTGCTCGTGCATAGGACAATGTGTGAAATGGGCTGCAGAAGACGCAAGGGCAGGAGTCAGCCACGTTGTCCCTCtcgcctgctctgctattcagtaaggcCATGACTGATCTAATTTTGGCTTTGgctccattttttttcccctggtctCCCTAACCTTTTATCAGAAATCAGTCTGTTTCAAACTTGAATATATCTAGTCTCCACAGCTTttgtgggcagagaattccaaagatttgcaatcctgagagaagaaattcctcctgatctctgTCTTAATTGGGTGAGCTGTTTCTCTGAAACACTGTAAGGGGAAGCATCCTCTCGGCATTTATCCTACAACATCCTACATGTTCTCATCCTAAATgaaatcacctctcgttcttccaaactccaatgtTTATAGCCCTCCGTGctccatctttcctcataagacaaacatTTGCCAGCTATTTCTGTGGGTTGTAACCAATCGCTGGTTGATTTGGGAAGTAGTTTAATGGCACTGTGTGCACTACAAAACACTTCTGTTTTGAATGGGGCAGTAATGTATTATTGATGTCAGCTATGGCTCAGTGTGTGGCACTCTCACCTCAGTCAGATTGTGAGTTGAAGCACTACTCCAGTGACTTGAGTGCAATGatttaggctgacacttcagtgcagtattggGACTGGATTGGTCAGTTAGAGGTGCTCGCTTTGGAATGAAAGGCTAAACCAAAGCCCCATCTGTTCACTTGAGTGAGTATAAAAGATCCTGTGCATTATTTTCAAGATCGACGGAGGAGTACTCCCCAAAATCCTTGCCAATACTACTCCTCACAAAATTATCCAGCCTTTATTACattgcagtcaatttgcacaaatAAACAACAATGTTTCATGCATTAGCTATACTTCAAATATGTTATTCCATTTGTTGTAAAACTTTTAACACATTGGGAAGTTATGAATGGCATGTGTTCcaaaacattttaatgaaaaCAGGCCCAATTTTTAGAAAAGGTTTTATTTGTATTTCATAAACTGGATCTCTGAGGCAGCTTGTTAAAATATGCAAAATTTCAGTTTACCaactcaaaataaggagtcattcATTGGTTGATGTAAGGCAAGTGGAGAGGGATGTGATCTTTCAGAGCAGGACAGCTTTGTAGAAATCCCACCCAGTCACATTCAGGAAAGTCATGACTGATTTGATCCTCCTACTCCTCAACTCCCTTATAACTCAGCAATCTAAGGAAAACTAAAGATTTTACTTTTTCATGTTTGACTGTATCCTCTTCAGAGTTGCTGCTTTTTACAGGAAGTTACCCTTTCTAACCTATTTATCTCTTTTATGTGGTGTGAGAGGTTTGGGTTCATGATTTCATATTTTGTTTCCAGTTGTTACTATTGATTTGAGTGAAGCTACATTTGTTCCCGGTAGAAAGAGATATAACAGAGTTATGTGGGCATTGAAAGAGAAGAAGCCTTTATCCTTTGACCTTTTGATGTCCTGCAATTCCTCAGGtgagaaatttgattttttttgactgCAAATGAGAACCTAAAAATGCATATTGTGAGAAGTTCAGAAGGTCATTTGTAGAACATAAGGCTAGCAACTGAAAACTGATTTCTACCGCTAAGTATAAACTTAGTTGTCCGAACCTAACCGGCACATTTCTTGCATCATcttctctgctcattctcccattAGCCTTCTTTAGCTACACTGTGCACTAGGTGGCACTTTGCATCGGGTAGCTTCCACATATGTGCTGAAGGCCAGATAGGTTGACCAAGATTCAGTGTTAATGCCTCTTGTTTTCTTCAAGTCAGCCTCGGGTTGGCCAAATACATCATTTTTATACCTCATCTAAAATCTGCTCTTGTATCGCTGGTTCCATCTCCTTCTCCGAATGCTGAATCAGTGCATTTGCAGCCATCAATCCTGAGCTGAGTTTCAGATTCCCGTTCCTTTTCACCatgcacaatggcacagctagtacagctgctgcctcatagctccagtgacccgggctcaATCGTGACCCCggttgctgtcagtgtggagttggcacgaactcactgtgaccacatgggttttcccaggtgctccagtttcctcccatatcctaatgACACGTgtgttggtaggtaaattgcccctagtgtgtaggtaagtggtagaaactgggggaaaGTTCATGGGgatatggagaaaataaaatgggtcagTGTAGGATTATCgtaaatgggtacttaatggtcagtgtggactctggGCCGTAGGGTCTCTTTTTATGCAGTATGACAAGACCACATTCATGAACACTGCACAACATTCTCTACCCATCACTTGCTGTTTTAAGCTCTTTCATGATTCCATCTCCTTGAGTTACCTCCTCAGCCCCTCTTGAGATTCATTCTGCTTCTTACACCTAATTCTACAGCACCTTGGATTGTgtctcattttaaaaatgtgatgtgAATGCATGGATTTACATTACCTACATGTTGCCTGAAATAATTTGAATTAcagttgattattttttttcaaaattgaaACCAGGTGGAAATGAAACCTCTTTGGCATCTTACTTTGTGAAGTACCAATGCCAAGTGTATCAGCCCACACTATCAACCAGGATATTAAATGAAACAGTGTGTCCTGTTTTATTGAGTAATGAACtgaatgggaaagaaaatgaatCATGCAGCTCTCAGGAATTCTTGGACTGGCTTGGTGCAGTCTTCAGTGACATTGATTGGTGAGTTGAAACGGGTAGAACTCATGATTTGTTTGCAACTGTGAAATGCAACAGGGTTTGAAAAGCTTCCTGTGTTCTGACTTAACATTTTCTTTACCAGTTACTGCTCGTCTAGCTTATTGTTTGATGAAACTGAGTAGCAAATAGCAATGGTGCACCCTTTTCTCTGTTTGGTGCTGGGGTATTCTGTGCTTTTTACCTGGTACAGTAGTGGTAGAACCCAGCAGTTATCAACTTTGGTCCTACACTAACAAAAACTCTGTTCCTGAAAgctacaaaacagaaaatgtaccCTGGTAAACTACAAAATATAAAGAATTTTTAAAGCCAAATGGAGGGTATAGACAGAGGGCTATTTGATCAATGATCCAATTCTGTCTGATTTTTGATATTTTGAACTTTTGCAGTTAAGCCCTTTGGTGATTCTAAGTATCATTTGGTATGAGAGGATCACAAAGCATTCAGATCCCTTTCCACAGCACCATCTTCCAGCTGGTATCATAGAGGACATTTTGCATTAGCGAGGGTCACTTTTGAGTGCATTTCTGTGACCCTGCTAGATAAAATATAATTCTATCAGCAATCTTTGCTGAATAGTCAGGAGGGGAATGGAGTACACAACACTTGCAGTCAACCCCTCATATTCTTGCAAATGGACAGAGTCCTAAAGTTCATGGGTGTTTTTGAAGTCACGTTTAAAGTCCAGTTATGAAGAAATGTGTTTTAATCAATCTCTTTTTCTCATAGCAATAATCAGGCAGATAGCTTTCTCTCTACCTACTGTTGCCCTGAACCCAACACTGTCCTGGATAAAGCATGTCTTTGTACCATTTCTGGCTTTATAATTCCTGAAGGAATAAATCGGTTATTGGACCAGCTTAGGTAAGCACTGTTGTAAATGCTGCTCTTTGTACTTGATTGCTCAGTCAGAAAGCATGAAATCAGCCTTCTATTTCTGTTGAATTAGCTGGAATATCAGTAAGCGTTAACTGTACTGGAGTCTGGAGTGTTCTAAGTTTCAACTCATCTGAGGTGTTCTGAGGCCCagtgctttggaattccctccctaaacttcttTTACTCTTTCTCCTCCTTTTGGGGTGCTCCTTAAAGTCATATTGGTCATCTGACATAATATATTTTTATGTGACTGTTCTCTTACAACTGGAAAAAAGGAAAGGGCAAAGTTGTTAAACAAATGTTTTAATAGTACcaaaaatatttggaaacatATGGGGTAAAAGAGAGGGAGGAAATTTAAACTATTATAACTACAGAAAATACAGGTAAACTAACGGGTCTAACAGCCAACTAGGCCTTCATCCTAGGATTCCAAAagaagtggatgcattggttatctTCTTTCAAAATTGCCTAGGTTGTCTAGTGGATTGGAGAATCACAAACGTTACATTGCTTTGTTCAAGGAAAGAAGATAAAACTGGCAACTATTGACTATTTAGCATAACATTTGTCAGAGTAAACACTGGACATTATTATAGTAGTAATAGAACAATTAAAGCATAATGGTTTAATGAGAAGGAAGCCATGGTTGATAAATGTGTGGGAGGTCTTTTGAGGATGAAATTGGTAAAGTGTACAGCGTGTATCCAGTGTATTAGATTTCCAAAGGGCACTTGATAATGTGTGATATGAAAGGTTATTCCACCAGATAAGAAGTCATGGTAATGAGAGCAATATTTTAGTCTAAGTAGAGTTTTGGTTAACTGACAGAGAGCAGAGAAGTTAATGGGTAATTTTCAGGTTGGTAGGCTGTAATTTGGAACTCAGCCAGTTACAATTTGTGTTCATTATTTAGTTGAAGGAACCCACTATGTTGTACCCAAGTTTGTTGACAATATCAAGTGGAAATGCAAGTGAGAGGGtacaaagagtctgcaaagggatgtaGACATATTTAGGGAGAGGGCAAAAAGATGGCAGATATATTACCATGTGGTAATAAGAGTTCATTTTAGTTTAAAGTGTCCAATGAATGCTCTTATTTTTTAAGAAGTTGCAAATCCAATGAATGCTGCTGCCACAGAGATCAGGCTTGtataggaaaaacagaaaattgcatGTAAATATGGTAATTCATTAGAAGGTAAttgttgatctttattgcaaaaAGGACTGAGTACAATAGTTGTGAAGTCTTATTACAcatttatgggcatttggtgAGTTCACACCCAGAGTACTATCTTCAGGTTTAGACTAATTAACGTTCACTTGTTTGAATCCTGGGATGAAAGAGTTGTCTTATAAGTAAAGATGAGTACAAGGTCCAACTGGAGtttaaaaagaatgagaggtgctcTTAATGAAACAAACAATTTTGAGGGCTTCACAGGGTAGATAATAGGAGCTAGTTTCCCCTGCTGGGAGAATCTAGATCGGTGAAAGTCTGATTATAAAGGATCACCCATAAGACCAAGATGAGGAGAGATTCTTTTTCTTtgagggttgtgaacctttggaattctgtgtgGACATTGAGTCATAAGAATATTCATGGCTGAGGTGGATTTTTTGGActatagaggaatcaagggacttTGGGAATCTGGCAGTAAGGTAGTGATGCCAATGGTCAGATTAACCATAATAATATTTGAATGGTAGAGCTGGGTCCAGGGGCATAGatttctcctgcttctgtttatgtATTTGTAtgtaaaggcactatataaatacaagttagtGTTGCTGATGTAGAATGAGACTCCCTCCACTACACTGACATTGTATTTATTCATCAAGGTAGGTTTTAGCTACTTTTTCCTTGTCTGGCTGTGGGCCCCTATCACAAATTGTAACGATAAGAAAGTGGAATGTACTGGAAATTAGTTCTGCGTCCTTCCTAGTGAGAATAGCTCTAGCAGTAATTCACTGATTTATTCATTAGTGTCTTTCACTTCTGTTTGTGAATCAGTTGCAATACAGCttgggtgttgcattttgaaaaattTTCCAACATGCATCTCAAATCTGctcagagagagagtgcagagcattAAGGTAATGAGATTCAAGGAGAACATGTTCATTTTCTACAAGCTGTCAAGTTACAAAACAATAGGATGGTGAAATGCTAGACATTCTGAAATCTACCAATCTTTCTTCTTCTTTCAATTTATCCTAACCAAGGATATACtgtacgtttaaggtgagaggagcaaagtttaaaggacatgcgcgggccaagttttttttttgttttacatggaatggtgggtacctggaacgggctgctggggtagtggttgaagcagatatgatagtggcgtttaagatgctgttagatagacacatgaatatgcagggaatggagggatatagacattgaaCAGACACAAGAGATCTGTGGGctcagggcctgttcctgtgttgtataaaCTAATCATGATGTTGTAcacagaaagcaaaacaaaaggcagatgctggaaataagaaaaaaaatagaaaatgctggaaacactagaaagagaaatagacttaatgtttcaggtctgagaccctttgttagaactggggaGAGTTAAATGGGAAAGTTAGATGGCAGTTGTGCTTCTTTGCCTATGTTGCTAATGACTGAGCTGTAGGACTTGTCTAGAAGGTAGGCTTTGCCCACAGAAAGagtaaaactgagccaatatcactgacagaggacttgcagcagaaatAACCAGTTCTGCTGCAGAAAGAAAGCTAGTTACCTAAAGCTGAATTCAATATATTGCAACGTGCCAGGATAGATGAAGTGTtgttcaagcttgcattgggccttgttgtaacaatgcaggaggccacagacagaaggGTCAAAatgagagaattaaagtgacaggcacctGGGAGCTTTGGGGTCACTCCTACACACTGGATGCAGGTGAtccgcaaagcaatcacccaatctgcatttggtttctccagtataaAGCAGACCACATTGTAGTACAATTCCTATCAACCGTTTCCACTTTTGCTCCAAGGAGACCAGCCCCAGCTCCTCCAGATCACTCTTGtagctgaaatccttcatccctggaacagTTCAGGTAAACTTTTTCTGCAGTGTCCTAAGGACCTTTACGTCTTTCCTAACCTGTGACAACTAGAGTTGGGTAAAACCCTCCTAACGTGGCCCAATGAGTATTCATTATAACTTGCCTGCATTTGTATCTTGTGGCACTGTTCATTAATCTCAGGATCCCATAACTATAGTAACCATTCTCTGAACATGTCTTGTCACCTTAAATGATTTATACATATTTACACCCAGGTTTTTCAGCTCCTGCACAGAGTTTAGAACTATGTTCttcagtttatattgcctctcctttTTTCCTGCCGA
This genomic interval from Pristis pectinata isolate sPriPec2 chromosome 5, sPriPec2.1.pri, whole genome shotgun sequence contains the following:
- the rpp40 gene encoding ribonuclease P protein subunit p40 isoform X1 codes for the protein MLREMGKCARHLLVCEKSNFTHGKSAHRKRVDTHHYNYRVSILIPECRMVPPAITAISKTLENYYLVKQLPLHEMLEPEFINMYVKKGNFYALSYNSRIDQDNTVALLPTGKLILSVDKDTYEELGLEGQPSKYSHRTVMRYIVTIDLSEATFVPGRKRYNRVMWALKEKKPLSFDLLMSCNSSGGNETSLASYFVKYQCQVYQPTLSTRILNETVCPVLLSNELNGKENESCSSQEFLDWLGAVFSDIDCNNQADSFLSTYCCPEPNTVLDKACLCTISGFIIPEGINRLLDQLRLYFEEPKLAPWVSMTVHGFADSPVSWGQSEHGYHKGGENLYNFVLFRNQDYWLHMAVGAQTDCPP
- the rpp40 gene encoding ribonuclease P protein subunit p40 isoform X2, which produces MLREMGKCARHLLVCEKSNFTHGKSAHRKRVDTHHYNYRVSILIPECRMVPPAITAISKTLENYYLVKQLPLHEMLEPEFINMYVKKGNFYALSYNSRIDQDNTVALLPTGKLILSVDKDTYEELGLEGQPSKYSHRTVMRYSRKRYNRVMWALKEKKPLSFDLLMSCNSSGGNETSLASYFVKYQCQVYQPTLSTRILNETVCPVLLSNELNGKENESCSSQEFLDWLGAVFSDIDCNNQADSFLSTYCCPEPNTVLDKACLCTISGFIIPEGINRLLDQLRLYFEEPKLAPWVSMTVHGFADSPVSWGQSEHGYHKGGENLYNFVLFRNQDYWLHMAVGAQTDCPP